GTTCCTCTTTCTCTTTTTGGCGATAATTTTCTTATACATACCTTCTAAACAAGCTCTTGTTTTTGTTGAGCCGGACCGAGATAAAATTCTATGCTTTGTTCCAATCTCGGCCGGTGAAACCTTCAAGATAAAATATAAGCACTCTATCCATCTTACAGATGTCATTGAAAGCTATCAAATTACGGAGCAAAAGGAAATCCGCCAATATGAATTGGAGTACGAGGACTTTGCAATCGGAATGCCGTCAGAAGTTGCAGAAGGTGAAACCTTTGAAATGAAGGATGGCAAATACTATATAAAAAATATGAACAGAAGGTTCGAGCAATTCATCCTGCGTGTCGGTAAGGTCCGTGCTAACCATACTTTTGTTCAGGGCCATATATCCTTCCCGCTAACAAAAGCAATTGAGCCAGGGACCAGGGTAAGGATACAGGTGAAAAAAATAAATATTTTACAGCAAATGGAAGGAGTGAATATCCTTGAGCACAACAAATAATGAAACATTAACACTCGAACAGCAGCAGGAGTTGATGGAAAAATATGACCCAGAAGCTGCTTCAAGGAAACTAAAAGGAATATTGGGGATGGTTGTATTTATCTTATTGCTGACATTCTCATTGTTCCAGCTATACACTTCGATATTCGGTGTATTGACTGCACAGCTTCAGCGATCTATCCATTTAGGATTTGCACTTGCACTAATATTCCTTTTGTTTCCAGCGCGCAAAAAAAATCTTTCGAAAAATAAAGTTGCCTGGTATGATATCGTTTTAGCACTGGTTGCGGTCGCTGTTGGAGCTTATTGGCCTTTAATGATAGACGAGCTGGTAAACAGGGTAGGAAGACTTACACCAGTTGATTTTTATATTGGACTAGCAGCAATCTTACTCGTTCTTGAAGCTACCAGAAGAACAGTAGGACTGCCAATTATGATTATTGCGGCCTTATTCATGGTGTATGCATTGTACGGTCCTTATATGCCGGGATTCCTGGCACACCGTGGACTGGATGTTGACAGCTTGATCCAAACGATGTTCTTTACAACCGAGGGGATTCTTGGAACGCCCCTGGGTGTATCGTCCACGTTTATCTTCTTATTTTTGCTGTTTGGTTCATTCCTTGAAAAAACAGGTGTTGGCCAATACTTTAATGATCTAGCTGTGTTTATTGCAGGAAAGAGAATTGGCGG
The nucleotide sequence above comes from Mesobacillus jeotgali. Encoded proteins:
- a CDS encoding DUF1850 domain-containing protein is translated as MKSIKKSYLFVLLFLFLFLAIIFLYIPSKQALVFVEPDRDKILCFVPISAGETFKIKYKHSIHLTDVIESYQITEQKEIRQYELEYEDFAIGMPSEVAEGETFEMKDGKYYIKNMNRRFEQFILRVGKVRANHTFVQGHISFPLTKAIEPGTRVRIQVKKINILQQMEGVNILEHNK